The genomic region CAAGGAGGCTTCGTCAGTTCGGGCGCTATTTTCATTCCCCCTAGTTCGAGCCACGTTTAAGCGAACGAACCGCTCGTGCGCCACCACGCGGCTCTAGCGACTACATATTGCTGAGAATCTTTTGAACGATTTGCATTCCGGTGACCGCCTGCCAGCCAAACAGGAGTAACAAACTCATATTGAGGCCGATGTGACCGAAGCGCGCCCAGTCTTTGCCTTGTTGCATCAGAGGTGCGAGGGCGGCAGAAGCGGCAATTAAACCCGTCATTCCCAGTCCGACTAGCAAATGAGGGCCGACGAACAGTTTGCCATTGGTAATATAGGTGACGGCCATCCCGCCAATGGTGCCGAAGACCATAAAGGCTAAGAGCACGGAACCGACTTGGTAATGTTTGATGTTGTATTTGCCCTTAATCAGTTCTTTTTTGGCGTCCCCCGTGGCTTGGCGGGTCCGCTTGACTTTGATCCCGAGAAACAGGGCATATACTGAGGTGGCGAACAGCACCCACATGATCAGGGGGTGAAAGAACGGTAAGACTGTTTGTAGGGGGGCAGGAAGTTCGATCGTCATGGGTTCTCCTAGGATCTCAAGGTTTCAGAATCTTAATAAAACTTAGCACGATCGCGACCCAAGCTCGGTTTGCAAAGGTTTTATTTAGCGGTAAGTTGACAGTGCTATTTTTATGTGAAATGGGGCGTGGGTGATGGCCTCGAACCAGGATATTTTACTGTTGCAGGCGGCTGAAAAGGGTCAAATTAACGAGGTGAGACGGGCGATCGCCGAGGGAGCGGATCCGAACGCGAGCGATCGCAACGGCACCACGGCGTTAATGGTCGCCGCACAACGGGGATTTGTAGAAATCGTCCGGGCGATCGTGGCGGCGGGGGGCGAGGTCAACCGAAGCCGTCACCAACACGGCACCACGGCGTTAATGTTTGCCAGTGCCAGCCATCAAGCGGATGTGGTGCGGATGCTGCTCGACAACGGAGCCGATGTCAATGCGACCAATGACGACGGCAGCACGGCGTTGATGGTGGCGGCGTTGAGGGGCAATCCGTTTATCGTGCAACGGTTGCTCGACTGTGGGGCCGATCCCACGATTCAAGACCGGGATGGGGATACGGCGTTGCGACTGGCGATCGCCCAAGGTCATACCCCGATCGCGCGGATGTTATTGGAAGCAGGGGCGGCGGTAGAGGCGATCGCCGACTGCGATCGTTTGTTCGAGCAGGCGGTCGAACGGGGCAACAGTGCGATGGTCGAACTGTTGTTAACGCGCGGGATCGACTGCCAGCAGGTCGATTGCGGCGCCGCCGTACTCGCGGCTTGCGAAGCCGGACAAACGGCGATCGTGCGGGCGTTACTGGCGGCAGGAGCGGACCCCAATTACGGCGATCGCGACGGCGAAACTCCCGCGATCGTGGCGGCAGATCTCGGCTATCTCGATGTGGTCGCCGCCTTACTCGATGCAGGCGCCGATCCCAATACGGCGAACCCGGATGGGGTGACGCCGTTGATGGCGGCAGCCTCCGGGGGTCATCTGGAGATCGCGATCGCCTTACTCGATCGCGGCGCCGAGATCGATCGCCGCGATCGCGATGGGGAAACGGCGTTAAATTTGGCCGTGGTCGAAGGCTATACCGATATGGTGCAACTGTTGCTCGATCGCGGCGCCGAGTGCCGAACTCGCAACCACTTGGGCGATACCCCCTTGTTAGTGGCGGCGCTCCACAACCGGGCGGAGATCGTCGCCGCCTTGCTCGACCGACAAGCGGATCCGAATGTCAGTAACTTGGGACAAACGCCGTTATTGCTAGCAGTCGCCCAAGGCGGTCAGGAAACCGTGGCCCGACTGCTCGAAGCGGGGGCCGATCCGAACCGTCCCAGCGAGGAAGGGAAAACGGCGTTGATGATGGCGGGCGATCGCAATGCGATCGCGATCGTCGAACGGCTGATCGCGGCGGGGGCCGATGTCAACCAACGCGATCGCTCGGGGGCCACGGCCCTGATGTGGGCGGGACATCGCGGTCATCTGGCGATCGTCAAGCGGCTGATCGAAGCGGGGGCCGATGTCAATTTGAGGAATCAAGGGGGTTATACGGCTCTGGCGATCGCCGAATATAACGGGTTTAACAGTGTGGTTCGCGCGCTCCGAGACGCAGGCGCCTTGGAATGAGGCGATCGCGCGTCCTGCCAATCCGGCAACATTGTAGTTTAACTTTTGAGGGGTTCGGGGAGCTATAAGTCCCGCGCTGTACGAAGCATCAGCGTCGGGATCCATGGACTCCCCGAGCTGGTCTCATCCCCACCCTGCGGGAAGGGTCAAGCCCTACGATGGGGATGAGACCAGCATTTATCAGCAGCTATAGTCTGTAGTAAATTATAGTCATGCTGACCGTGAACTACACCTACCGAATCTATCCAAATGTCGTACAGCAGACTGAACTGCGGTCGTGGCTTGAGACGTGCACAGGCGTATATAACTACGCTTTGCGCGAACTCAAAGACTGGATTGCTTCGCGTAAGTGTTCGGTAGACCGATGCTCGTTGGAAAAGGAATACATCATTCCCGCCGATGAGCCATTCCCGTCTTACCATCGTCAGCAGAATAACCTGCCCAAAGCGAAGAAGCAATTCCCGCATCTGGGTAAGGTGCATTCTCAGGTATTGCAGACCACGATTCGCAGACTGCACGATACCTGGGAAGTATTTCGGAAACGGGGATATGGATTCCCGCGTTTCAAAAAGTTCGGTCAGTTCAAATCCTTTGTGTTTCCCCAATTCAAGAACAATCCCATCAATGGCTTCACAATCAAGTTGCCAAAGATCGGGGAAGTACCCATCAACCTGCATCCCCCCTTCGCCCCCCTTTCAAAGGGGGGTTGGGGGGATACAGGTAAGGGTACTGTCCAGGGTACGGGGTACACAATGGTATGTTGTCGTCACGATTGAATCGGATATCTCGGTTCCCGATGTCCCGGTTCACGGTCGGACGATCGGGATTGACCTGGGATTGGAGCGATTCTTGACCGCTTCCGATCGCTCTTTCCAAGAGCGCCCTAAGTTTTTCAAGTCGATGCAACGCAAGCTGAAATTGCTGCAACGCAGAGCCGCACGAAAACAGAAGGGTTCTCAAAACTGGGAAAAGGCGCAAATCAAAGTGGCTAGAATGCATCACCGAATTGCGAACCGTCGTAAAGACTTCCATCTGAAAACGGCTCATCAGCTTTGCGACCGGGCGCCAACCATCTTTGCAGAAGATCTCAACGTCAAAGGCTTGACGCGAGGGATGTTGCGAACAGATTGTGTTGATGCTGCCTTCGGACAATTCCTGTCTCTGACAGAATGGGTGTGCTGGAAGCGAGGAGTCTACTTTGCTAAAGTCAATCCCAACGGCACCAGTCAAACCTGTCCCAACTGTTTTGCTACGGTGAGCAAAGGGTTGGAAGTCAGAGAGCATCATTGTCCTGAGTGTGGGTATCGGACTCATCGGGATCGTGCCGCCGCAGAGATGGTTTTGCATCGTGGACTAGAGAATGTAGTATCCCAGGGACTCTGGGGAACGGAAACCGCCTGTCAAGTCGGTCTGTCGGGGGTCTATGACCTAGATAAGTGGCGTGGGGCCCGAATACCCAATCGCGAGGTTGGGAAGCCCGCGCTGTAATCTTTGATTTAGCGTCGGGAGGATGTCACAAACCCGCTTTCTAGCAGAAAACGGGTTGCAAACGATCGATATTTGAACTCATTGAAGGATCCGAGCATTACAGTTAAACGGTGGGTCAACGAGACGACGGGTTAGGGAGAATGCCTTACTCGGCGATCTTGAGCCAGCCGCGCCGCACTGCATAAATCATGCGATCGATCGCGGTGCGTTCTTCATAGGGCAATGTTTCTTGGAGGAGAAACGTTTTTAGAAACTGACGTTGTTCTTTAGTAATTTGCCCGTAGCGATAGACCTGGAAAAATAGCTCGGCAATTTGGGATTGGGGGAGAAGGGCGGTATCTATCATCATTTTTTATAAATTCTTCTATTCTTAGTATGGAGGATAATTGACGATCGATCTGCGATCGATGCGGGAATTCATTTGTGAATTCGATCGGTCAAATATGGCGATCGCGATCGCGTGCAAAGGCGATCGCGATCGCACCCCCGATTCGCCTCCCGACTTTCGACCCAGAGCCTTTAGGGATCCCGTCCGCCTCCGATTTTAAAGGTTTTACAAGGGCGATCGACGGTTCCATTTGCGATCGAAATCACCGATAATCTTCGCTATAAAAACAGTAGATAATCCCTAAGAATGAAAAAACAAGTAATTAAAATACAGGGATTTATTGGTTTTTTAAAATTATAAAATTCTTGGCGATCGCGATCGCAATTTCCCCCTTAAAAAACGAGGTTTCAATAACGATTGAGTTCCTGGGTGGGGATGGCGATCGCCAAAAAGAACATTGGCAGGATCGATAGATTTGCGGATAGCATAAGTATCGATCGCGGGATTCTCCGCGATCGCACCTGTAACCCCAACCCGATTTCCGGCTCGCTACCCCCTTCGATCGACGGTTCGCTCTCGATGTCAAAAGTGCTGCTTTTTGGCAGCATTGCCCTTATTTTCGGGCAAAATCAGGGGAAATCTAATGGGTAGGATCGGAGGCTTCTTGATATAGGTAAGCCTCATTGCTTGCAGAGACAGACAACAAAGCGACATCTCACGAATCTCTCAATAACCGCCGTGTTTGCTCGATCCGTAACCCCAAGCAGAGTGGAGTGCGAACCGACGCTAACACGAAGGTTTTGAGAAAATATTCCTGACTACTCGGCTGAAAACTTTATGATGGGAAAGACGATATTGGGGGAGCGTTAGCGAACTAGAGAATCGCCTTTGTCTGTGCTCGTTGGAAACAGTCCATTTGTTCACGAAAGCAGGTTATGATTGCAAGCCAGACACGGTACGGGCAATACTTGACCCGCATAGCAGCTCTCGCCGCTAGCTACTTTGGCAGCGCCATTCTAGCCACTTGGATTCCCGGACTCGATCGCTACGTCTTACCCTTCGGCCCACCGACGGGGATAGCCCTAGCTGCTCTCGTCTTATTCGGAGAAAACTTGTGGCCCGGGATTGCGATCGCGGCGTTTGTGTTCGTTCAAAGTCAAACGATATCCCTGAGTTTGGCAATCGGTGCGGTATTTAGCAGCGTCGTGCAAGCATTAATCGCCGTCAAACTGCTCAAACGCTGCAAATTCAATCCGGCCCTGGAAAACCTGCGCGATGTGGTTTTACTCTTAAGTCTGGGGGGATTGTTGTCCACCGCGATCGGGTCCGGTTTGGGAGCGAGCTATCTTTACTGGGGCGGCGCGATCGCCCCCGAGGAACTCTCCAGTACGTGGCAGATTTGGTGGATCGAGGACTTCATGGGGATTTTGCTAATTTCGCCCCTGTTGCTCTCCTGGCGAGAATTACCGCCGATCGCAACCCGCCACAACTGGAAAAAACTGGTTTTACGGATTCTCGAAGCGACCACCTTAGTCACGGTTCTATTACCGATCAGTTGGATCGTCTTTTGTTCGCGTACCCGGGTTTACGTCGCCGAATATCCCCTCGAATATCTACCCTTTCCCTTCATGGTGTGGGCGGCCCTGCGGTTCGGACAACGGGGTACCGCCGTGGTCAACTTGATGGTGGCTGGGATGGCGATTTGGGGAGTGGCGCGCGATAGCGGACCGTTTCTGAAACATGCGGACAATATTACCCAGGCGATCGTCTCCCTACAAGTTTTTATGGCGGTAGTGGCGGGAACCGCCTTAGTTTTGGGCGCCGTGGTCGAACAACGGCGACATTTCGAGCGCTTGTTGCAACAGCGAGAAGCGAGTTTGACGAACGCCCAACGGATAGCCAAAGTCGGCAACTGGGATTTAGACCTCAAAGAACAACAACTGAAATGGTCTGACGAGCTCTATCGGATTCTCGGAGTAGAACCGCAGGCATTTGAACCGAGTTTGGAGAAGTTTTTAAAATACGTCCATGTCGAAGATCGCCCCTTAGTCGAGCGTTCCTTTGACAATGCGGTGCGAGGTTACCAACCTTACGCGATCGAATATCGGATCGTCCCGCCGTCGTGCGACGAGCAAATCGTTTACGAACAGTGCGAAATTAAAGGCTCGAACGTGACGGGAACGGTACAAAATATTACCGAACGCAAAAAATCGGAAGCGGCGTTGCGATCGAGTGAAGAGCGCTTTTCTAAAGCTTTTGATGCCAGTCCCCTCGGCATTGCCATCAGTACCTTAATCGACGGCAAGTTTGTCGATGTTAACAATAGTTTTTTGCGCTTGTTCGGTTACCCACGCGACGAATTAATCGGTCAGACCTCTTTCTCGTTGGGAGTTTGGCTCGACGATAACGAGCAACGGGCGAAACTGCTCGAAGTCCTCGAAACTTACGGTTCGGTGAGCAATTATGAAATTAAATTTTGTACCAAATCCGGGGAAGTGCGCGATGGGTTGCTGTCGATGGAGGCGATCGATCTCGGCTCGGAGCGCTGTATTCTAACGATGATTAGCGATATTACCGAACGCAAGCGGGCGGAGGAACTGCGGCAGGCGAAAGAAGCGGCGGAAGCGGCGAATTATGCTAAAAGTGCGTTTCTGGCGAATATGAGCCACGAATTACGCACGCCCCTGAATGCGATTATTGGTTACAGTGAAATTTTACAGGAAGATGCGGAAGATTTGGGACAGGAAGAGTTCGTCCCGGATCTAAAAAAAATTCACGGTGCGGGGAGACAGTTGCTCGCCTTGATTAGCGATATTTTGGATTTATCTAAAATCGAAGCGGGTCGCATGAGTTTGGATTTAGAAAAGATCGAGATCGACAAGTTAGTGTGGGAAGTGGTCAATACGATCCAGCCCGCGATCGATAAAAATAGCAATCAGTTAATCATCGATACCGCCGATGACATTGGGGAGTTTTATGCGGATGTGGCTAAAATCCGGCAAGGATTGCTCAATTTGCTCAGTAATGCGGCGAAGTTCACCGAAAATGGCGAGGTTAAATTGTCGATCCGCCGCGTCAAAGACGGCTATTGTTTGGGGGAGGAGTTCGCCGACGAGTTGCCCCGCCTCGATTGCGAGTTGGTGGTGTTCGAGGTGAGCGATACGGGAATTGGCATGAGTCCGAAACATCTGGCACAGGTGTTTCAGCCGTTCACTCAGGCGGATATTTCGACGACGCGCAAATATGGGGGAACGGGGTTGGGACTGACGATTACTCAAAAGTTTTGTCAGATGATGGGGGGGACGATTCAGGTCAGCAGCGAGTTGGGGAAAGGATCGACGTTTACGATCGCCCTTCCCGCTTCAGTGCAGCCCCTACCGACGTCACAGGTGCTGGTGGAGGAAAGCTGAGCCGACGGATGGGCGAGGGTCGCGGATTGGATTATGATAAGAGGTTGAAATCATTAGCTATTTCGGGTCTCGACATAAGATTATGGATATTTTGACATTGGGTTGGTCTTCGTTGTTGGTGGTGTTTACCTTTTCGATTTCCCTCGTGGTTTGGGGTCGTAACGGCTTCTAAATCGCGATCGCGACGGGCGAATCCGTGAGGGTCGCGCCTCGCGCGATCGCCCTCCATTGTCTTGGGGCTAGCTTAATGCACAAAAGTTAGCCCCATTTTTTGGATCGATTGCCCTGTAAATTTTCCCAGAGGACTCGCAAAATGACAGGCAAACAAATTTTGATGCTCGTCGGCGATTTTGTCGAAGATTACGAAGTGATGGTGCCGTTTCAAGCCCTGCAAATGGTCGGTCATACGGTGCAGGCGGTTTGTCCGCACAAAAAAGCCGGAGAAACGGTACGAACTGCGGTTCACGATTTTGAGGGAGACCAGACCTATAGCGAAAAACCGGGACATAATTTTACGCTCAATGCCTCGTTTGAGGCGATCGACCCCTCGGCGTTCCATGCTTTGGTCGTTCCCGGCGGACGAGCGCCGGAATATATTCGGTTAGAAGATCGAGTGTTAGAGATCGTGCGACATTTCGCCACCCATGACAAGCCGATCGCCGCTATCTGCCACGGCTTGCAGGTGTTGACGGCTGCGGGAGCGATCGAAGGCAAGCGCTGCACCGCCTATCCCGCCTGCGGTCCGGAAGTCGAGCGCGCTGGCGGAATTTATGTCAGCACTCCGGTCGATCGCGCCGTCGTCGATGGCAATTTGGTCACGGCCCCCGCCTGGCCCGCCCATCCCGCCTGGTTGGCCGAGTTCCTCAAGGTCTTGGGAACCCGCATCGAACACGGCAAAATGGCTCGGGTGTGAGGGTTTTGGCCAAAAGTGAGGCAAGCTTTGCCTCACTTTTGGGGTTAGGATGAGGTTAAGCATTAAGCTTGTGCAATTGTGGCGATCCAATTTGAGTGAGGGGCGATCGACCCTGTTTGAGAGGAGGCAATCGCTGCAGAATCAAAGGACAAAGGGCTGCGATCGGGTTATCCTGAATCTCTCTACCTTTGTATTTTTGTATTGTACCCTTTAGGGCTTTGAATACAAAATTTTATACTATAGTTGTCAACCCTCGATCTCTCTCATTATTTTAGAAAAATGGGATAAAATCGTGCATTTGAAGTCTAAAAATACTTAAAATGTACGATTTTATCCCTTATACAGCACTCGGGCGTCTGATGAGGTACAGTGCCGATCCCCCTATCCCCCCTTCGCCCCCCTTTCAAGGGGGGTTGGGGGGATTTCGGGGGGAACGAGGAAAGTCCCCCTTTTTAAGGGGGATTTAGGGGGATCTATAGCGTTTTTTAAGCCCGTGAGGTACATCAAACTCAACCCAATCCCGAAATCAAGAGATTCCGCCATACCTCAGCAGACTGAGAAATGCTGTAGCTAACGCGATTCTAACGTCAATAATTGAGCTTTACCATCAATTGCAAAAAAGACAGTTTCTTGGCGCAATTCCTGCAAGATTTCAACTAAGAAATTTTCAAGAAATGATTCTGCTTGTTTCAATCCTAAATCATTAGTCCACGCTTCAATCTCAAAGATAACTTCTTTTACTAAACCGTAATTTTCACTTTCGTAAAAACCAAAGAAACGCTTGCAGATTGTTCCGCCAAACTGCTGAGAGAATAGTAAATTAGCGCGATCGAGAAAAGCCGATGTATCTGCTTTTCGATCGCCATCAACTGTTGTAGGAATGAGGACGCGCAGGTGATGATTATAATGTTGGCAAACCTGCAATTTTTGCGGTTCCAGAGAAACGGGAGCGATCGCCTCACCCAAGTTCAAAGAAGGGGCAAACAAATAAGATTGATTCGAGCTGTTCATTTCAACCTCTCAGATCGATAAAGCCATTGACATCCGGGGGATTTCCGGTGTTATTTTATTTACCGTCAAATACAGTATTTTTTATGCAAACCGTATTCAATTCAGGTCATAGTTTGGCTTTCTCCGGCAACTGCACCCCTCCCTCAAGAGGTTTTCCGACGGCAAGGGTAGGGATTACCCAAACTGAGAGAACCTACCCCTAACGCCACCCCTAACATTTTAAATTATCTCATCCGTTCCTTCCCTCAAAGATCGAATAATTCGGCGCAAAATAGAGCGTAACTCCTCACGATCGCCTTGGGTTAATTCCTCCTCCTTTAATTGCAAATCAATTTTTCGACGACCACCTATAGAGTGAGCCATGAGTGATTCCAGTTCCTGGGCGGCACATTCCACTTGTAGGGGTTCCTTACTTTGTAATAATAAAGCACTTTCTAGTTGAGCGATCGCCGCCAAACGTTCCTGCTCAGACCAGTTGCCGTGACGTTGCCAATACCTTTCTAACTCACCGAGCCGATCGCTTCTTCCTAATCTTTCTGCATTTTCTAATAAATCGATCAGCCGCTCTCTTGAGAGTAACTTATTCCGCTTAATTTTGAGCCTCGGAAAGTCTACATTCAACGCAGGAACAAAACCGACGATCGCCCCCCAGGTTTCCTCGGCGTTGACAGCCACGGCAAGATATGCAATGCGATCGCTCATCACCGCTTGTTCCGGAATTTCAAAAAACTCTGCATTCGGTGGCAGTTGCAAACATTCAACCGTTCCTAAAAACTGCTCTTCCTCAAAGATTTGCAAATCTGCCAAATCGCTCAAAACCTGTAAACAAGGATTCCAAGGACTACTTTTCTCGATCGCGCAATCATAACCTAAACGATTGAGATAGCGACTCACTACCCAAACCGCGATCGCCCGTTGACGAACCCCTTCAGCTTGCTGCGGACTCAGCCGAACGAGGGAGCGGTCTAACTGTGCGTAGAAACTCGGCGGAATCGCCACTCTTTGTCCAAATGTTTCATTCAGTTCGCCAATCATGATTCCCCTATTCAACTATTCAAACTCTCTAAATTCTGTTAAAATGACTCCAGATCTTTCATTGAAATGAAGCGGCTACAGTAGTTAACCGATCTTGGCTAAAGTTGTCGCCGAAGCCGATCGCCCATCTCCTCCAAGAGTGGTTTTAGCTTTCTCTCCCAAATGGAATTCATCGAACCTGCGGGCATATCGAACGCTTTAGCCAACTTGCTCAAAGTCCACTTTTCCCCGCAAGAAGCAAAATCGTACAACTTCAGCAACACCTGTTGAGCCGTAATTGGCGGCGGCGGCGTTTTACGAACCCAGGTCGTCTTCAAAACCCCCGTCGGATCGGTTTCTAACTCCTCACGCACCCGTTCTAACCGGGGTACGCTCTCTGGTTCAGCCTCCACCGCATTAATATCGAGAGCTTCCCCCGTTCTCGGATCTTTGGGATTTGGGTGAATCGATTCTTTCTCTTGTTGGCGCAGATCTTTATAGATCCCTTTACAGCGTCGATTCCAAAGCGTAAGGGGACTGGCATCGCCTTTATCCGGGTCGTAGGCTTTTTCTTGGGCCGTACCTTTCCCGCGAATCCGGCCATTGATTTTGTGCTCTATATACTCCCACGCCTTGTCCGAAGCTTCTAGATAAAGTAGATCGTTGTCAAACAACGGAGCGTATCCGCGCCAAAAACACTTCTTTGGCGCCTGCATCATCAAGTGTAACCCCTTGCGGCGTAGGCGCTTGCGCTCCTTCGGTGACGAGGTATGCAGCGCTTGCCGAAAAATCTCCTTTAACTGTTCGTGAATCGGATGGGATTCGTTCGGGGTCATCTCAATCTTCCTCAACGGACTGGACTGGAGATGATTATCTCTCACAAATCGCATAGTTGACCTCCAAATTACAGAAATCAAAAATCTACTGCGGGCCTTATACCGGTTTTCAAAAATAAGGAGAGAGATCGAGGGTTTTGAAAAACGGTATGACCCGTCCCCAGCCCGCCGGGGAGGAGTTGGGTTCGGGTCGTTGCACGGGAGGGTTGACATCACACAACCGCTCAATCCCCACTGGATGCCCTCTTAGCCCAATCCATAACAAGCCAATCCCGCCCAATGACAGGGATGCTCGAACGGACGCTCTTCTGCGCCAAACTTATCGATGAGTTTGGCCGCATTTCCGATCTCCATCAACTGTTTGGGGTCGTGATTCGGTAAATCAGCAATTCGGTTTTGTTCCGCCTCTAGAAACTCCCGCAACGGTTCGCCGTACTGCTCCTCAAAGGCTTGCCCACTCATTTCGCGCAGGTGGCGTTGGGCGCTTTGTAACGCCTGCAGACGATTGAGCCCCGCCTTACGTTGTTCGTGATACAAACTCGACAACAACGCCGATGAGAAATCGTAAATCGACCACTGACTGGCGATGACCCCCCGCGCCCCCGCACAGAGGAATCCGGTACTGAGCGCGACAGGCTCGTCAACGGCGCTATTCGGGACAAATAACCCGGTTTCACAACAGGAGAGATACACCTCCTCCAATTGCGGAAAACGCCAACCGGGCGCAAACAGTTGACTGACCGTAATCGTGCCGTCGCTGAGGCGTAAACCCGACTCTAGGGGATTGTCCGTGCGACTTTGGGCGTGGTGAGAGCTGACCAGACGATGGGTTTGAGCCAATAACTGGCGGTAAGCCGTCACCGTGGCTTGGGAACCGATCAACCGCCGCGTCGGATCGACATCGAACAACTGGCAGACGGTCTCTCCCTCAAAAGAACTGAACAGCAAATCATCCGTCGTATTTTCGACCGTGCCGTACTGAGGCAAGGAGAGGGGTTCGCGACGGTGGCAGAAGTTCAGGACTTGTAAGCTGGGAGCATAACGCAGGCGGAATCGATCGCCGAGATAGCGCTCCTCCCCGGAAATGGGTACGGCAGCGAAGGGAATTTGATGCAGGAACAAGTGAGGAACGACGACCAATTCTTCAATCCCTTGCAAGTATTCCTCGATCAGGCGATCGAGTTCCAGGCGTCGGGCCAGTTCGGCGAGGGTCTCTGGCATATGTCGCCGCCATCGGTTTTTTTTGTTGAGATAGGGAATCGCCCACGTTGTCCTCAACCACTGTTGTAAGTTCCGGTAACCCTGTCCTCGGCAGGTGAAGCACTCAGGCCGATCGCTTCCCGGACGCAAAATCAAGATGTGAGTATGGTCGTCGGTGGTATAGAAATTGAGTAAAGCAGTCTTTTCTGCCCGCAGACGTTCAAAATCCTGGAGTTGCGGCGGTTGGACTTGCTGTAGTTTGGCGACGACTTCGTCGATACGGCTCAGTTCGTCGAGGATGGCTTGTTTTTGTCGTTCCAGTTGCTCGATTTCCGCAGTGGCGGCAGAGATGGCGGCACGCTGGCGAGACCGCAGTACGGAACCTTTGGGCTGCTTTGCCGTTGTCGCCCCTCCGGAGTTGGGGTGAGTTGGCTCCGTCGGGGAAGCCTCTACCGGA from Oxynema aestuarii AP17 harbors:
- a CDS encoding DUF4079 domain-containing protein; this encodes MTIELPAPLQTVLPFFHPLIMWVLFATSVYALFLGIKVKRTRQATGDAKKELIKGKYNIKHYQVGSVLLAFMVFGTIGGMAVTYITNGKLFVGPHLLVGLGMTGLIAASAALAPLMQQGKDWARFGHIGLNMSLLLLFGWQAVTGMQIVQKILSNM
- a CDS encoding ankyrin repeat domain-containing protein → MASNQDILLLQAAEKGQINEVRRAIAEGADPNASDRNGTTALMVAAQRGFVEIVRAIVAAGGEVNRSRHQHGTTALMFASASHQADVVRMLLDNGADVNATNDDGSTALMVAALRGNPFIVQRLLDCGADPTIQDRDGDTALRLAIAQGHTPIARMLLEAGAAVEAIADCDRLFEQAVERGNSAMVELLLTRGIDCQQVDCGAAVLAACEAGQTAIVRALLAAGADPNYGDRDGETPAIVAADLGYLDVVAALLDAGADPNTANPDGVTPLMAAASGGHLEIAIALLDRGAEIDRRDRDGETALNLAVVEGYTDMVQLLLDRGAECRTRNHLGDTPLLVAALHNRAEIVAALLDRQADPNVSNLGQTPLLLAVAQGGQETVARLLEAGADPNRPSEEGKTALMMAGDRNAIAIVERLIAAGADVNQRDRSGATALMWAGHRGHLAIVKRLIEAGADVNLRNQGGYTALAIAEYNGFNSVVRALRDAGALE
- a CDS encoding RNA-guided endonuclease InsQ/TnpB family protein; its protein translation is MLTVNYTYRIYPNVVQQTELRSWLETCTGVYNYALRELKDWIASRKCSVDRCSLEKEYIIPADEPFPSYHRQQNNLPKAKKQFPHLGKVHSQVLQTTIRRLHDTWEVFRKRGYGFPRFKKFGQFKSFVFPQFKNNPINGFTIKLPKIGEVPINLHPPFAPLSKGGWGDTGKGTVQGTGYTMVCCRHD
- a CDS encoding RNA-guided endonuclease InsQ/TnpB family protein; amino-acid sequence: MSVPDVPVHGRTIGIDLGLERFLTASDRSFQERPKFFKSMQRKLKLLQRRAARKQKGSQNWEKAQIKVARMHHRIANRRKDFHLKTAHQLCDRAPTIFAEDLNVKGLTRGMLRTDCVDAAFGQFLSLTEWVCWKRGVYFAKVNPNGTSQTCPNCFATVSKGLEVREHHCPECGYRTHRDRAAAEMVLHRGLENVVSQGLWGTETACQVGLSGVYDLDKWRGARIPNREVGKPAL
- a CDS encoding MASE1 domain-containing protein, with translation MTRIAALAASYFGSAILATWIPGLDRYVLPFGPPTGIALAALVLFGENLWPGIAIAAFVFVQSQTISLSLAIGAVFSSVVQALIAVKLLKRCKFNPALENLRDVVLLLSLGGLLSTAIGSGLGASYLYWGGAIAPEELSSTWQIWWIEDFMGILLISPLLLSWRELPPIATRHNWKKLVLRILEATTLVTVLLPISWIVFCSRTRVYVAEYPLEYLPFPFMVWAALRFGQRGTAVVNLMVAGMAIWGVARDSGPFLKHADNITQAIVSLQVFMAVVAGTALVLGAVVEQRRHFERLLQQREASLTNAQRIAKVGNWDLDLKEQQLKWSDELYRILGVEPQAFEPSLEKFLKYVHVEDRPLVERSFDNAVRGYQPYAIEYRIVPPSCDEQIVYEQCEIKGSNVTGTVQNITERKKSEAALRSSEERFSKAFDASPLGIAISTLIDGKFVDVNNSFLRLFGYPRDELIGQTSFSLGVWLDDNEQRAKLLEVLETYGSVSNYEIKFCTKSGEVRDGLLSMEAIDLGSERCILTMISDITERKRAEELRQAKEAAEAANYAKSAFLANMSHELRTPLNAIIGYSEILQEDAEDLGQEEFVPDLKKIHGAGRQLLALISDILDLSKIEAGRMSLDLEKIEIDKLVWEVVNTIQPAIDKNSNQLIIDTADDIGEFYADVAKIRQGLLNLLSNAAKFTENGEVKLSIRRVKDGYCLGEEFADELPRLDCELVVFEVSDTGIGMSPKHLAQVFQPFTQADISTTRKYGGTGLGLTITQKFCQMMGGTIQVSSELGKGSTFTIALPASVQPLPTSQVLVEES
- the petN gene encoding cytochrome b6-f complex subunit PetN; this encodes MDILTLGWSSLLVVFTFSISLVVWGRNGF
- a CDS encoding DJ-1/PfpI family protein — translated: MTGKQILMLVGDFVEDYEVMVPFQALQMVGHTVQAVCPHKKAGETVRTAVHDFEGDQTYSEKPGHNFTLNASFEAIDPSAFHALVVPGGRAPEYIRLEDRVLEIVRHFATHDKPIAAICHGLQVLTAAGAIEGKRCTAYPACGPEVERAGGIYVSTPVDRAVVDGNLVTAPAWPAHPAWLAEFLKVLGTRIEHGKMARV
- a CDS encoding DUF1822 family protein, which codes for MIGELNETFGQRVAIPPSFYAQLDRSLVRLSPQQAEGVRQRAIAVWVVSRYLNRLGYDCAIEKSSPWNPCLQVLSDLADLQIFEEEQFLGTVECLQLPPNAEFFEIPEQAVMSDRIAYLAVAVNAEETWGAIVGFVPALNVDFPRLKIKRNKLLSRERLIDLLENAERLGRSDRLGELERYWQRHGNWSEQERLAAIAQLESALLLQSKEPLQVECAAQELESLMAHSIGGRRKIDLQLKEEELTQGDREELRSILRRIIRSLREGTDEII